One region of Elusimicrobiota bacterium genomic DNA includes:
- a CDS encoding SGNH/GDSL hydrolase family protein translates to MNREAAKGLLAAAISCAAAAALLAALEIGARWKVGRIPRETVPSGREVPPYFNNPGVVTSPRALALHIEYRINSLGLRGPEIPLRKPAGRRRVLLLGDSVVFGALVPEAETLSARLEAFLRRGGDASWEVLNGGARGYDIWDYEAFLRLKGLALEPDIVAVGLFMNDHVGRKEYQTHADKKSSPRRPLFSWLRDVAFKSELARACNYFIQRHQRPKRPLFSVPKPLTQADRAALAAYFPADPSTARAAERYLEEYRYDPGLLKDALPWMLDAQAWEKIRAPLSRMKALCARRGIRLLVIVFPTQYEVFPGYGWPQPHRRIARIVGELHLPMLDLKPVFADGGGDELYEMRYDYDHPNGRAYELAARALEKYLEKLGWIGDKHGA, encoded by the coding sequence ATGAACCGGGAAGCGGCCAAGGGGCTCCTGGCGGCCGCGATTTCCTGCGCCGCGGCCGCGGCGCTGCTCGCGGCTCTCGAGATCGGGGCGCGCTGGAAGGTGGGTCGCATTCCCCGGGAGACCGTGCCGAGCGGCAGGGAAGTCCCTCCGTACTTCAACAATCCCGGGGTCGTGACCTCGCCCCGGGCCCTCGCCCTCCACATAGAGTATCGCATCAATAGTCTGGGCCTGCGCGGTCCGGAGATTCCCCTCAGAAAGCCGGCGGGCCGACGGCGCGTCCTGTTGTTGGGGGACTCCGTGGTCTTCGGGGCCTTGGTGCCGGAGGCGGAAACGCTCTCGGCCAGGCTTGAGGCGTTCCTGCGCCGGGGGGGGGATGCCTCTTGGGAGGTCTTGAACGGAGGCGCGCGCGGCTACGACATCTGGGACTACGAGGCCTTCCTGCGCCTCAAGGGCCTGGCCTTGGAGCCCGACATAGTGGCGGTGGGGCTGTTCATGAACGACCACGTGGGGCGCAAGGAATACCAGACCCATGCGGACAAGAAATCCTCGCCGAGGCGGCCGCTTTTCTCTTGGCTGAGGGACGTGGCCTTCAAGAGCGAGCTTGCCAGGGCCTGCAATTACTTCATCCAGCGGCATCAGAGGCCCAAGAGGCCGCTTTTCTCCGTGCCCAAGCCATTGACCCAAGCCGACCGCGCGGCGTTGGCCGCGTATTTCCCGGCAGACCCCTCCACGGCCCGCGCGGCCGAGCGCTATCTGGAGGAGTACCGCTACGACCCGGGCCTGCTCAAGGACGCCCTCCCCTGGATGCTCGACGCCCAGGCCTGGGAAAAAATACGCGCGCCGCTGTCGCGAATGAAGGCGCTTTGCGCCCGGAGAGGCATTCGTCTCCTCGTGATTGTTTTCCCGACGCAGTACGAGGTGTTCCCCGGCTACGGCTGGCCGCAGCCGCATCGCCGTATCGCCCGCATAGTGGGCGAGCTCCACTTGCCCATGCTGGATTTAAAGCCGGTGTTCGCGGACGGAGGGGGAGACGAGCTCTACGAGATGCGCTACGATTACGACCACCCCAATGGGCGAGCCTATGAGCTCGCGGCGCGCGCCCTGGAAAAGTATTTGGAGAAATTAGGTTGGATTGGCGATAAGCATGGAGCTTAG
- a CDS encoding glycosyltransferase family 39 protein, with protein MELSRRRGAILLGLLAFLYFSSETYFHIYQWNTEGIHVVGAVEVLNGAVPFRDFAEWPTPGSFYFLALVFKIFGKSLFAARFFMTCMPKWLIVILLYRAAKRIGLGEAAALAGCALATLGLGTGTFAGNDPAGVHSTVPATLTALASSCCLIEFLFTRRRGWLVLGGANVGLTFLMRYDMGLYALLAQLASAALSSSPKAGGDASKSSLTEKFGLLAVGIILAISPLAGYLLWNVPQAALKLSFVDYPRAYLEHVTTLSFQSFFPHPFPSFLLNPEARVHLRLRAWLLYDAYRDAVFLAFLASWFWWLKRMAADSLMDRREQAASALLFLGTCLWGYFIKSGNLFSFSAPFFILAAFLISRGMESRKPGPRRLSRLAAALAGGLGLLMFLCKPILPRPYHRLVSLPPAKGLLIPQEEAEALEGLQKFVGRHVPADGRIFIYHRRFDMGNETPLLLYFLLDRRPGASVYDFFPGITTRPDIQRRIAEELEVHRVSCVIVPNWPRMIRPQKATGTILENYIKTHFRAEASFGPYLILTRS; from the coding sequence ATGGAGCTTAGTCGGAGAAGGGGCGCGATCCTTTTGGGGCTTCTTGCTTTCCTCTATTTTTCTTCCGAGACATACTTCCATATTTATCAGTGGAATACCGAGGGCATCCACGTGGTCGGCGCCGTCGAGGTGTTGAACGGCGCCGTCCCATTTCGGGACTTCGCGGAATGGCCCACCCCCGGCTCTTTCTACTTCCTGGCCCTGGTCTTCAAGATTTTCGGCAAGTCCTTGTTCGCGGCGCGCTTCTTCATGACCTGCATGCCGAAATGGCTGATCGTGATCCTGCTCTACCGCGCCGCCAAGCGCATCGGATTAGGAGAGGCCGCGGCCTTGGCGGGATGCGCTTTGGCGACCTTAGGCCTCGGCACCGGGACCTTCGCCGGAAACGACCCGGCCGGCGTGCACTCCACGGTTCCCGCGACCTTGACCGCTCTCGCCTCCTCCTGCTGCCTGATAGAATTCCTGTTCACGAGGCGCCGAGGCTGGCTTGTCCTGGGGGGCGCCAACGTCGGTCTGACGTTTCTCATGCGTTATGACATGGGTCTGTACGCCCTGCTTGCCCAGCTGGCGAGCGCCGCGCTGTCGTCATCGCCGAAGGCGGGCGGGGATGCCTCCAAATCTTCCTTGACCGAGAAATTCGGTCTTCTAGCCGTCGGAATTATTCTTGCGATATCTCCCCTGGCCGGCTACTTGCTATGGAACGTCCCCCAGGCGGCATTAAAGCTGAGCTTCGTGGATTACCCCAGGGCTTACCTTGAGCACGTCACGACATTGAGCTTCCAGAGCTTTTTTCCACATCCCTTCCCGAGCTTCCTCCTGAATCCGGAAGCTCGGGTTCATCTGCGCCTGCGGGCCTGGCTTCTTTATGACGCCTACCGCGACGCCGTGTTCCTGGCCTTCCTGGCTTCCTGGTTCTGGTGGCTCAAACGAATGGCGGCGGATTCTCTCATGGACCGCCGCGAACAGGCGGCGTCGGCCCTGCTGTTTCTCGGGACCTGCCTCTGGGGCTATTTCATCAAGAGCGGGAATCTCTTTTCCTTCTCCGCCCCGTTCTTCATCCTGGCCGCGTTTCTGATTTCGCGGGGAATGGAAAGCCGGAAGCCGGGTCCGCGGAGGCTCTCCCGACTTGCGGCGGCGCTGGCGGGGGGGCTGGGGCTTCTCATGTTCTTGTGCAAACCCATTCTCCCCCGGCCCTATCACAGGCTCGTGAGCCTGCCCCCGGCCAAGGGCCTCCTGATCCCGCAGGAGGAGGCGGAGGCCCTTGAGGGCTTGCAGAAGTTCGTCGGCAGGCACGTGCCTGCCGATGGAAGGATATTCATCTACCATCGGCGATTCGACATGGGCAACGAAACCCCTCTCCTCCTTTACTTCCTACTTGACCGCCGTCCGGGGGCCTCGGTTTACGACTTCTTCCCGGGGATCACGACAAGGCCAGACATCCAGAGGAGGATCGCCGAAGAGCTGGAGGTCCACCGGGTCTCCTGCGTCATAGTCCCGAACTGGCCGAGGATGATACGGCCGCAGAAGGCCACGGGGACGATTTTGGAAAACTACATAAAGACACACTTCAGGGCCGAAGCGAGCTTCGGCCCTTATCTGATCCTCACAAGGTCGTGA
- a CDS encoding ATP-grasp domain-containing protein: MSLQSKTLILVGPPPSAKKFILQKLKTLGVLTIELEASDQQQAFAKVEDYLKDGKVDGALTFSENAVPLCAALCERFGWAGHPLKAALNARSKILTRKALEAAGLSRYSPAWAEVKSVRDLERESKRIGFPLVLKPAWGEQSQFVVRLDNISEVKNAFEYIKANMTPIFDPIYSQGTEIVAEGFLDGAEIDVDLLVQDGEIRFHAFTDNFPTKEPFFVETGDAMPSRHESSDLAKVLSMAREILPALGLKNGALHLEAKMDAAGPRLIEVNARMGGDYLYDWIKTVWEVDLIEEATRIAAGLPCAPRTPPEAKAHLVGKYLIPAHSGVICGLARPDNFDPQKIRDLTLLKELGDAVLVPPEGFETVGWIVGRGNTYAEAEENLDEALRTISVNIARYDSTSSIGKTRRKNRFNAAQVARRRILQSARMEKIRGFGSRSTKELHVGILCNVYEGASEPGGESEAAVHQDLTSVGLNIRKALEKKGHRATFFDMNETPLPFEKIAEANVDLVFNVCERINNSSLLEPHAAAILDCLGLPYTGSNPQTLALCIDKIKVKKLLEYHGLPTPKFDYIFHKDEKIREDLRYPLMVKLANTDNSIGISNQSVVTSLKALKEQAHHLLEKSNRPVLIEEYIEGDELDVSIMGNEDRVKVLPLSRPIFDDLPPGTWHIYPFQAKWSANSVYEKIRVERPANYSQKLTALISEICLDAYNIFDCHDYARIEVRVDKLGNPYILEINPNPSINAGDCVPACAEMIGLGYEDFIEEILKEAILRHRSRPPYYHLQSALTTL, encoded by the coding sequence ATGTCACTACAGTCCAAAACGCTCATTTTGGTCGGTCCGCCGCCTTCCGCCAAGAAATTCATCCTCCAGAAGCTCAAGACCCTCGGCGTGCTGACAATCGAGCTGGAAGCCTCCGACCAGCAGCAGGCCTTCGCCAAGGTCGAGGACTATCTCAAAGACGGGAAAGTGGACGGGGCTTTGACCTTCTCGGAAAACGCGGTCCCGCTCTGCGCGGCCCTGTGCGAACGTTTCGGTTGGGCGGGCCATCCCCTGAAGGCGGCGCTCAACGCCCGCAGCAAAATCCTGACCCGCAAGGCCTTGGAGGCGGCCGGACTCTCGCGCTACTCCCCGGCCTGGGCGGAGGTGAAGAGCGTTCGGGACTTGGAGAGAGAATCGAAAAGAATCGGATTTCCTCTCGTCTTGAAGCCCGCCTGGGGCGAGCAAAGCCAGTTCGTGGTGCGATTGGACAACATCTCGGAGGTCAAGAACGCCTTCGAATACATCAAGGCCAACATGACCCCGATTTTCGACCCGATCTACTCCCAGGGCACCGAGATCGTCGCCGAGGGCTTCCTCGACGGCGCGGAGATAGACGTCGATCTCCTGGTGCAGGACGGGGAAATACGGTTTCACGCATTCACGGACAATTTCCCCACCAAGGAGCCGTTCTTCGTAGAGACCGGGGACGCCATGCCCTCCCGCCACGAGTCCTCGGATCTGGCGAAAGTCCTTTCCATGGCCCGGGAAATCCTCCCGGCCCTGGGGCTCAAGAACGGGGCCCTTCATCTCGAGGCCAAGATGGACGCCGCGGGGCCGCGCCTCATCGAGGTCAACGCCCGCATGGGCGGGGACTACCTCTACGACTGGATCAAGACGGTCTGGGAGGTGGACCTCATCGAGGAGGCAACCCGCATCGCGGCGGGACTGCCCTGCGCCCCGAGAACCCCGCCGGAGGCCAAGGCGCATCTGGTGGGCAAATACTTGATCCCGGCGCACTCCGGCGTGATCTGCGGTCTGGCCAGGCCGGATAATTTCGACCCCCAGAAAATACGCGATCTCACTCTTCTAAAGGAATTGGGGGACGCCGTGCTGGTTCCGCCAGAGGGCTTCGAGACCGTCGGCTGGATCGTGGGTCGGGGCAACACCTACGCAGAGGCGGAGGAGAACCTGGACGAGGCCCTGCGCACCATCTCCGTCAACATCGCGCGCTACGACTCGACCTCCTCCATAGGCAAGACCCGCAGGAAAAACCGCTTCAATGCGGCGCAAGTAGCCAGGCGCCGCATACTTCAATCGGCGCGCATGGAGAAGATCCGAGGGTTCGGCTCGCGCTCGACCAAGGAACTCCACGTGGGGATTCTCTGCAACGTCTACGAGGGCGCCTCAGAGCCCGGCGGAGAAAGCGAGGCCGCGGTGCACCAGGACCTGACCTCCGTGGGGCTCAACATCCGAAAGGCCCTCGAGAAAAAGGGGCACCGAGCGACCTTCTTCGACATGAACGAAACCCCCCTGCCGTTCGAGAAGATCGCCGAAGCCAACGTGGACCTGGTCTTCAACGTCTGCGAGAGGATCAACAACTCAAGCCTCCTGGAGCCCCACGCCGCCGCCATCCTCGACTGTCTGGGCCTGCCCTACACCGGCTCCAACCCGCAGACCCTGGCCCTGTGCATAGACAAGATCAAGGTGAAGAAGCTGCTCGAGTACCATGGGCTTCCCACGCCCAAGTTCGACTACATCTTCCACAAGGACGAGAAGATCCGCGAGGACCTGCGCTACCCGCTCATGGTCAAGCTCGCCAACACGGACAACTCCATCGGGATCTCCAACCAATCCGTGGTGACAAGTCTCAAGGCCCTGAAGGAGCAGGCCCACCATCTCCTGGAGAAATCCAACCGGCCCGTGCTCATCGAGGAGTACATAGAGGGAGACGAGCTCGATGTGAGCATCATGGGCAACGAGGACCGGGTAAAGGTCCTGCCCCTCTCGCGCCCCATCTTCGACGACCTTCCGCCTGGCACCTGGCACATCTATCCCTTCCAGGCTAAATGGAGCGCGAACTCCGTCTACGAAAAGATCCGGGTGGAACGGCCGGCCAATTACTCTCAGAAGCTCACAGCGCTCATATCGGAGATATGCCTAGACGCTTACAACATCTTCGACTGCCACGACTACGCGCGCATCGAGGTGCGGGTGGACAAACTCGGCAATCCCTACATATTGGAGATCAACCCCAACCCATCAATAAACGCCGGAGACTGCGTCCCGGCCTGCGCGGAGATGATCGGCCTCGGCTACGAGGACTTCATCGAGGAGATATTAAAGGAGGCGATCCTGCGCCACCGCTCCCGGCCGCCCTACTACCACCTTCAAAGCGCGCTCACGACCTTGTGA